In Bacillus sp. DX3.1, the following proteins share a genomic window:
- a CDS encoding phosphate ABC transporter permease, with protein MILFGYPLETIYLYGFIISAVLTVIYIFFGDIFESIFSFSSGPTSIFTILLSFLAMLCGFSYIGEYLFSWNSIVIFILSFCISFIGVFTMKILILKPIAESEQNTVQRMDDFIGCRGEVIITIPKEGFGEVLVSSQFGSNAIPAKTIGKKDILQGTQVIIEEVQDGVLFVQNIAYSLKKPKL; from the coding sequence ATGATCTTATTTGGTTATCCACTTGAAACAATTTATTTATATGGATTTATCATAAGCGCTGTGCTTACCGTTATTTATATCTTTTTTGGTGATATATTCGAATCAATATTTAGTTTTTCAAGCGGTCCTACATCTATTTTTACGATACTGCTTAGCTTTTTAGCAATGCTTTGCGGTTTTAGTTATATAGGAGAATATTTATTCTCTTGGAATAGTATCGTTATTTTTATTCTTTCTTTTTGCATATCTTTTATTGGGGTTTTTACGATGAAGATATTAATCTTAAAGCCGATTGCAGAGTCCGAACAAAATACAGTGCAGCGCATGGATGATTTTATTGGCTGCCGAGGTGAAGTAATTATTACGATACCGAAAGAAGGCTTTGGTGAAGTATTAGTTTCTTCACAATTTGGAAGTAATGCGATACCAGCAAAGACAATCGGAAAGAAAGATATTTTACAAGGAACACAAGTTATAATCGAGGAAGTTCAAGATGGTGTTTTGTTTGTACAAAACATCGCTTATTCTTTAAAAAAACCCAAAT